In Nitrospinota bacterium, the genomic stretch CTTGCAGTGTAAATCATGATTGACGCGCTTCTCATATATCCCAAACTCGGGAGCATGGACAGCATGGTGGTGGACCTGCCGCTTTCCATCATCTATGCCGCCGCCGAAAGCTTAAAGCGCGGTTACAGGGTGGAAGCGGTGGACCTGCGGGCAGAGCAGGAAGACTGGCGCGTCACTATCCGCCAGAAATTGAAGGAAGGGGTGCGCCTGGCCGGTATTTCGGTCATGACCGGTAGCCCGCTGATAAACTCCCGCGAAATATCCGAGTTCATCAAAAGCGAAAGCCCGCAAACGAAGATAGTATGGGGCGGGCCGCACCCCACGATTTTGCCGGAAACCGTGGAAGAGCCTTACATTGATTTTCTGATAAGGGGTTACGGCTCAAAACCCCTGGCGGAGCTTATTGGAAAGCTGAGAGACGGCGAGGACGTTTCGGGAATAGACGGTTTATCGTACAAGATGGACGGCAAGGCCCTCCACAACCCCAGGGTCAAAGAGTTCGAGATACTCCATTACAGCGACATTCCCTACGACCTGATAGACGTGAACGCCGCCAAGTATATCCGGACCTACAACGGCGCCCGGAACTTCCCGATTTTCACCAGCATCGGGTGCCCATATCAATGCTCCTTCTGCGTCCACCCGGCCATCTACAAGGAAATTAACGGGCCCAAATGGCTGGCGCTGGAGGAGGACGAGATATTGGGCCACATCCAGCACGTCATGGCCCGCTACAACGTGAACCACATCGTGTTCATAGACGACACCAGCTTCCCGAAACTGTCGCGCATGAAAGAGCTGTTCACCCGGATAATCGAGAAGGGGCTCAACATTACCATGGAGTTCCGGGGCGCCAGGATAAACGAGATACAGAAGATGGACGACGAGTTCCTCAACCTCCTCGTCAAAGCCGGGGGCAGGCTGATGATGGTGGGGGTGGAGTCCGGAAGCGACCGGGTGCTGAAAGGTTTCCAGAAGGGAATCACCCGGGAGCAGATATTGAACGCCAACCGGAAACTGGCGCGGTTCCCGCAATTGACGGCTTACTATAACTTCATCTACGGCACGCCCGGCGAAACTTACGAAGACCTGCTGGAGACCAAAGACCTGGTGTTGACCATATTAAAAGAGAACCCCAACGCCTATTTCGGGTTCGGAGGCGACTGGAAGCCCATACCCGGCACCAAAACGCTGGAAGTGGCGGAGAAGGATTACGCTTTCAAAGGCCCCAAAACGCTGGACGACTGGATACAGATAGACTCCTCCGACGCGGAGGAAAAGATAACGCATCCATGGTACACCCCCGAGCACAACAATCTCATAAAGCTCATGCAGGTGGCCTCTTTCGTTATAGACGACAAGATCATCAAGGAGTCGCGGGGGAATAACAACATGTTCTTCCGCCTGCTCCGGCTGATGTCCCGGGTTTATAAACCCGTCGCCATGTTCCGCCTCAAGTTCAACGTCCACCAGTTTATGGTGGAGTACGAGCTGTGGCGGATGATGGTGAAAATAATGCCCCGGTTAAGGGCGGCGTTGAGCTGAAAATGGCCGGCAAAGGATTGGCCGAGTCCGCCAGGGTTTGGGCCAATGTGTACAGGCGCATACGCTTCTTCAAGAAGATGTATCCATTATCCGCCATAGTAAAAGACCTGTTCCTTTTCCCGGTGGATTATTTCATGGACGGCAAGGATGTCCACGCCGTCCGCAACATCACTTTCGCCATAACCCACGTGTGCAACATCCGTTGCGAGATGTGCTATTTCCACCTGGAACTGGGCAACAAGCGGTCGTTGCCTCTGGAGTCATACTCCCGCGTGATAGACGCCGCCGTCTCCAGCAGGCCGTGCGTCATCCTTTCCGGCGGCGAGCCGTTCGCCCACCCGGATATCCTGAAAATGGTGGAATACGCCAAGGGGAAGGGCCTGCCGGTGCAGATTTTCACCAACGGCACGCTGGTCACGCCGGAAAAGGCCGACAGGCTGGTGGAACTGGGGCTGGATTACATAGACTTCACCCTGTTGGGTGACGAGACCACCCATCCGCTGGTGGCCCACGCGCCCAAAAGCTACGAGATGCTCAAAAAGAACCTGGAGTATTTCGCCAGAAACCGTGGCGCAACCAAGATAATACTGAACTACACCATAACCCCCCGTTC encodes the following:
- a CDS encoding B12-binding domain-containing radical SAM protein, with translation MIDALLIYPKLGSMDSMVVDLPLSIIYAAAESLKRGYRVEAVDLRAEQEDWRVTIRQKLKEGVRLAGISVMTGSPLINSREISEFIKSESPQTKIVWGGPHPTILPETVEEPYIDFLIRGYGSKPLAELIGKLRDGEDVSGIDGLSYKMDGKALHNPRVKEFEILHYSDIPYDLIDVNAAKYIRTYNGARNFPIFTSIGCPYQCSFCVHPAIYKEINGPKWLALEEDEILGHIQHVMARYNVNHIVFIDDTSFPKLSRMKELFTRIIEKGLNITMEFRGARINEIQKMDDEFLNLLVKAGGRLMMVGVESGSDRVLKGFQKGITREQILNANRKLARFPQLTAYYNFIYGTPGETYEDLLETKDLVLTILKENPNAYFGFGGDWKPIPGTKTLEVAEKDYAFKGPKTLDDWIQIDSSDAEEKITHPWYTPEHNNLIKLMQVASFVIDDKIIKESRGNNNMFFRLLRLMSRVYKPVAMFRLKFNVHQFMVEYELWRMMVKIMPRLRAALS
- a CDS encoding radical SAM protein, whose amino-acid sequence is MAGKGLAESARVWANVYRRIRFFKKMYPLSAIVKDLFLFPVDYFMDGKDVHAVRNITFAITHVCNIRCEMCYFHLELGNKRSLPLESYSRVIDAAVSSRPCVILSGGEPFAHPDILKMVEYAKGKGLPVQIFTNGTLVTPEKADRLVELGLDYIDFTLLGDETTHPLVAHAPKSYEMLKKNLEYFARNRGATKIILNYTITPRSLQSIDHALKLANELSLDGIRFQHYNFLLAGEMTAQERAMQNLFGVESGVNEIEGEEELAGAAEFIRGFMRRLNAGAPRMPVQWAPTLTEAELDNWYSKDKYTTARKCLYPWRGILVDADARVYPCSKIYLELGSLDDKDLFDIWNSDRMKLFRGHLKNGGYPACSRCCKL